From a single Silene latifolia isolate original U9 population chromosome 6, ASM4854445v1, whole genome shotgun sequence genomic region:
- the LOC141587230 gene encoding uncharacterized protein LOC141587230, which translates to METQNGDSSQEGRRKRQTLLEVLEQCLKTLESLSAFNDYDDDNDQKTGNREENRPGSSCRNSVVEEGNQLSTRGAAEFSDSGKGLAVVFKCDICEIKCSNLHKLEQHKSGKRHKKKEQYLEKAIKDEQELADTSRVVGCETCQIQCPNLQSLKQHISGKNHKKKVASS; encoded by the exons ATGGAAACTCAGAATGGAGATAGTAGCCAAGAAGGAAGAAGGAAGAGGCAAACACTTCTGGAGGTATTAGAGCAGTGCCTGAAAACTCTAGAATCTCTCAGCGCCTTCAATGATTACGATGACGACAATGATCAGAAAACAGGCAATAGGGAAGAAAATCGGCCTGGATCTTCTTGCCGGAATTCGGTGGTTGAAGAG GGTAATCAACTTTCAACTAGAGGCGCGGCCGAGTTCTCTGACAGTGGAAAAGGCCTAGCTGTAGTATTCAAGTGTGACATTTGTGAGATCAAGTGTAGCAATCTACATAAACTGGAGCAGCACAAGAGCGGGAAGCGCCATAAAAAGAAAGAGCAGTATCTAGAAAAGGCAATAAAAGATGAGCAAGAATTGGCTGATACTTCACGTGTGGTCGGCTGTGAAACTTGTCAGATTCAGTGTCCAAATCTCCAATCGCTTAAGCAGCATATCAGTGGGAAGAACCATAAGAAAAAAGTTGCGAGTTCTTAA
- the LOC141587229 gene encoding putative pectinesterase 68, which produces MIMTSKSSYNFLHYSLKLSLYLLLSHVILQVTCIRHVNNQSPSPSPLPSPIMEMPKGHHRNWSRPAEYRHITVDKQGLGDFVSVQAAIDAVPNNNLVNVIIHIGPGYYIEKVVVPSTKPYITFQGAGKEFTVIEWHDRASDPGPDGEQLRTYRTASVTVFANYFSARNISFKNTAPAPLPGMQGWQAAAFRISGDRAYFASCGFYGHQDTLCDDAGRHYFKDCYIEGSIDFIFGNGRSMYKGCDIHSIATRFGSIAAQDRRKPEEKTGFAFVNCRVTGNGPLYVGRAMGQYSRIVYSYTYFDNLIAHGGWDDWDHTSGKNKTAFFGVYKCFGPGAAAVRGVSWARELEFEEAHPFLVKSFVNGRHWILPSDA; this is translated from the exons atgaTTATGACTTCTAAAAGTTCATATAATTTCTTGCATTACAGCCTTAAACTGTCGTTGTACTTACTATTATCTCATGTAATCTTGCAGGTCACGTGCATTCGTCACGTAAATAACCAATCTCCGTCACCATCACCATTACCGTCACCAATTATGGAGATGCCGAAAGGGCACCACCGGAATTGGTCGAGGCCAGCTGAGTACCGTCATATCACCGTCGATAAACAAGGGCTTGGGGATTTTGTATCCGTACAAGCGGCGATAGATGCTGTTCCAAACAATAATTTGGTTAATGTTATCATTCACATTGGTCCTGGTTACTACAT AGAAAAAGTAGTGGTACCATCTACAAAACCCTACATTACATTTCAAGGTGCTGGAAAGGAATTCACCGTTATTGAGTGGCATGATAGAGCAAGCGATCCCGGCCCTGACGGTGAACAACTTCGCACCTATCGGACCGCCTCTGTCACTGTTTTCGCTAATTATTTCTCAGCTCGGAATATCAGCTTCAAG AACACAGCACCGGCACCATTACCGGGGATGCAAGGATGGCAAGCAGCGGCTTTTAGGATATCAGGAGACAGGGCATATTTTGCAAGCTGTGGGTTTTATGGACACCAGGATACTTTATGCGACGACGCCGGTCGCCATTACTTTAAGGATTGCTACATTGAAGGCTCCATTGATTTCATCTTTGGCAATGGTCGTTCCATGTACAAG GGGTGTGATATACATTCAATAGCCACAAGGTTTGGGTCAATAGCAGCACAAGACAGGAGAAAGCCAGAAGAAAAGACAGGATTTGCATTTGTAAATTGCAGAGTTACAGGAAATGGACCACTTTATGTGGGCCGAGCAATGGGCCAATACTCCAGAATTGTATACTCTTACACTTACTTTGATAATCTCATTGCCCATGGTGGTTGGGATGATTGGGACCATACCAGCGGTAAAAACAA GACAGCATTCTTCGGAGTATACAAGTGTTTTGGTCCAGGGGCAGCAGCTGTGCGTGGAGTATCATGGGCGAGAGAGCTAGAATTTGAAGAGGCCCATCCGTTCCTTGTTAAGAGCTTTGTGAATGGCAGGCACTGGATTTTGCCTTCTGATGCCTGA